A single window of Alphaproteobacteria bacterium DNA harbors:
- a CDS encoding citramalate synthase has protein sequence MTDRLYIFDTTLRDGNQTQGVDFGVSDKIAIARALDQLGIDYVEGGWPGANPTDDTFFAQPPALHNARLTAFGMTRRGGRSAANDPGLAVTLRSKVETICLVGKTHDRHAQTALGVDLDENLDMIRDSIAEIVRRGKEALFDAEHFFDGYKANPAYALQAIQAAYEAGARWVVLCDTNGGALPDEVHRIVTAVAGHIPGDRLGIHTHNDTENAVANSLAAIEAGCRQVQGTINGLGERCGNANLISLLPTLILKKGFETGVTREALTKLPEVSHMLEERLNRAPNRHAPYVGASAFAHKAGLHVSAVEKDPSLYEHIDPALVGNRRQIVVSDQSGRANILSNFRDMGIEIAANDPRVARLVEEVKEREFQGYAYDGAAASFALLAHRLVGDVPEYFQLDSFRVIDERRVNAKGDLITLSEATVKVTVGGHQSMTVAEGNGPVNALDAALRKVLVPHYKPLQGMRLVDYKVRILAPTDGTAAVTRVLIETADGDDERWTTVGVSGNIINASYEALYDAVTYLLFQKGVAAL, from the coding sequence CCCGCGCGCTCGATCAGCTCGGCATCGACTATGTCGAGGGCGGTTGGCCCGGCGCCAACCCGACCGACGACACCTTCTTCGCCCAGCCGCCGGCGCTGCACAACGCCCGGCTCACCGCGTTCGGCATGACACGGCGCGGCGGCCGCTCGGCGGCCAACGATCCGGGCCTGGCGGTGACGCTGCGCAGCAAGGTCGAGACCATCTGTCTGGTCGGCAAGACCCATGACCGCCACGCCCAGACCGCCCTCGGCGTCGACCTGGACGAGAACCTGGACATGATCCGCGATTCCATCGCCGAGATCGTCCGCCGCGGCAAGGAAGCCCTGTTCGACGCCGAGCACTTTTTCGACGGCTACAAGGCCAACCCCGCCTACGCCCTCCAGGCGATCCAGGCGGCCTATGAGGCCGGCGCGCGCTGGGTGGTGCTGTGCGACACCAATGGCGGCGCGCTGCCGGACGAGGTGCACCGCATCGTCACCGCCGTCGCCGGCCATATCCCCGGCGACCGGCTCGGCATCCACACCCACAACGACACCGAAAACGCCGTCGCCAACTCGCTGGCCGCGATCGAGGCCGGCTGCCGCCAGGTGCAGGGCACGATCAACGGCCTCGGCGAGCGTTGCGGCAACGCCAACCTGATCTCGCTGCTGCCGACCCTGATCCTGAAAAAGGGCTTCGAAACCGGCGTCACCCGCGAGGCGCTGACCAAGCTGCCCGAGGTCAGCCACATGCTGGAAGAGCGCCTGAACCGCGCCCCGAACCGGCACGCGCCCTATGTCGGCGCCAGCGCCTTCGCCCACAAGGCCGGCCTGCACGTCTCGGCGGTGGAGAAGGATCCCAGCCTCTACGAGCACATCGACCCGGCACTGGTCGGCAACCGGCGCCAGATCGTGGTCTCCGATCAGTCCGGCCGGGCCAACATCCTCTCCAATTTCCGCGACATGGGCATCGAGATCGCCGCCAACGACCCCCGCGTCGCGCGGCTGGTGGAAGAGGTGAAGGAGCGCGAGTTCCAGGGCTATGCCTATGACGGCGCCGCCGCCAGCTTCGCGCTGCTGGCGCACCGGCTGGTGGGCGATGTGCCGGAGTATTTCCAACTCGACAGCTTCCGCGTCATCGACGAGCGGCGGGTGAACGCCAAGGGCGACCTGATCACCCTCTCCGAAGCGACCGTGAAGGTGACCGTCGGCGGCCACCAGTCCATGACCGTCGCCGAGGGCAACGGCCCGGTGAACGCCCTCGACGCGGCGCTGCGCAAGGTGCTGGTGCCGCACTACAAGCCGCTGCAAGGCATGCGTCTGGTCGACTACAAGGTCCGCATCCTCGCCCCCACCGACGGCACGGCCGCGGTCACCCGCGTGCTGATCGAGACCGCCGACGGCGACGACGAGCGCTGGACCACGGTCGGCGTCAGCGGCAACATCATCAACGCCTCCTACGAGGCGCTCTATGACGCCGTCACCTATCTGCTGTTCCAGAAGGGCGTGGCGGCGCTGTGA